In a genomic window of Candidatus Poribacteria bacterium:
- a CDS encoding DUF4159 domain-containing protein, whose amino-acid sequence MKRSLQASDVPITIAQIHYSGGGDWYGDATTIKNWLQLLRNRTDIETAKDRVIIKLTDHTLYQYPILYLVGHGNIRLTEGEIEALRDYLKNGGFLFANDDYGLDKSFRREMRRVFPEQELHPIPNTHLIYRCFYELKGLPKIHVHDAEPAQGFGLFHDGRMVVYYAYSADIGDGLEDADVHPDDTPQVRELAAKMAVNIAVYVLTH is encoded by the coding sequence ATGAAACGGAGTTTACAGGCTTCCGATGTCCCGATAACTATCGCCCAAATCCACTATAGTGGTGGCGGTGATTGGTATGGTGACGCGACAACGATCAAAAATTGGCTTCAACTCCTCCGAAACCGAACAGATATTGAAACCGCTAAGGATAGAGTGATTATTAAGCTGACCGATCATACCCTTTACCAATATCCGATACTCTATTTGGTAGGGCATGGGAATATCCGATTGACTGAAGGTGAGATTGAGGCATTGCGGGATTATCTCAAGAACGGTGGTTTTCTGTTCGCGAACGATGATTACGGGCTTGACAAGAGTTTTCGGCGTGAAATGCGAAGAGTGTTTCCAGAGCAGGAACTACACCCTATCCCAAACACGCATCTGATTTATCGCTGTTTCTACGAACTGAAAGGACTACCTAAGATTCATGTACATGACGCTGAGCCCGCACAAGGGTTTGGGCTTTTTCATGATGGACGTATGGTCGTTTACTATGCCTATAGTGCGGACATCGGGGATGGGCTTGAGGATGCCGATGTGCATCCAGACGATACACCTCAGGTTCGCGAACTCGCAGCGAAAATGGCGGTAAATATTGCTGTATATGTGCTGACCCACTAA